Proteins encoded by one window of Arachis hypogaea cultivar Tifrunner chromosome 1, arahy.Tifrunner.gnm2.J5K5, whole genome shotgun sequence:
- the LOC112795714 gene encoding uncharacterized protein isoform X2 — MALLLAPHPHTALLRHAMPPPRLCYTAPPPQLCYFATTPQLSYVAPPPRRALLLCSASPLLIVPPLLRQSLLDSLSHRRQGEQLKKGSVVTDKSSLPLSDTTNTNQMDNMDKRPGMLRSPKYTNKRVDEVFPARKSKFGVVSGKENAKVILFAKLMILIQENPSLEKTTTNNLKNVLVFSTSAAKRQQGSSCMENSATSGQSIKRSGCTKAMCPNWFSC; from the exons ATGGCTCTTCTCCTTGCACCACATCCTCACACGGCTCTGCTACGCCACGCCATGCCACCACCGCGGCTCTGTTACACCGCACCGCCGCCGCAGCTCTGCTACTTTGCAACGACGCCGCAGCTCTCTTACGTCGCACCACCTCCTCGCCGTGCTCTTCTGCTTTGCTCCGCGTCTCCTTTGCTAATCGTGCCGCCTCTGCTCCGTCAATCCCTGCTCGATTCGCTCTCTCATCGACGACAG ggagagcAGTTGAAGAAGGGAAGTGTTGTCACTGATAAATCTTCACTCCCATTGAGTGATACTACAAA CACCAATCAGATGGATAATATGGATAAGAGACCAGGGATGTTGAGGAGCCCAAAATACACCAACAAGCGTGTTGATGAAGTATTCCCTGCCAGAAAGTCCAAGTTTGGAGTTGTTTCTGGAAAAGAAAATGCAAAGGTTATTTTATTTGCCAAACTCATGATTCTTATTCAG GAAAATCCATCTTTGGAGAAAACTACTACTAATAACTTGAAGAATGTTTTGGTTTTTTCTACTTCAGCTGCCAAGAGACAGCAAGGGAGTTCATG CATGGAGAATTCTGCTACTTCAG GGCAAAGCATTAAGAGGTCTGGCTGCACCAAAGCCATGTGCCCGAACTGGTTTAGCTGCTGA
- the LOC112795714 gene encoding uncharacterized protein isoform X1 → MALLLAPHPHTALLRHAMPPPRLCYTAPPPQLCYFATTPQLSYVAPPPRRALLLCSASPLLIVPPLLRQSLLDSLSHRRQGEQLKKGSVVTDKSSLPLSDTTNTNQMDNMDKRPGMLRSPKYTNKRVDEVFPARKSKFGVVSGKENAKVILFAKLMILIQENPSLEKTTTNNLKNVLVFSTSAAKRQQGSSCMENSATSGEVNNDGILQACQTTAECSQVNF, encoded by the exons ATGGCTCTTCTCCTTGCACCACATCCTCACACGGCTCTGCTACGCCACGCCATGCCACCACCGCGGCTCTGTTACACCGCACCGCCGCCGCAGCTCTGCTACTTTGCAACGACGCCGCAGCTCTCTTACGTCGCACCACCTCCTCGCCGTGCTCTTCTGCTTTGCTCCGCGTCTCCTTTGCTAATCGTGCCGCCTCTGCTCCGTCAATCCCTGCTCGATTCGCTCTCTCATCGACGACAG ggagagcAGTTGAAGAAGGGAAGTGTTGTCACTGATAAATCTTCACTCCCATTGAGTGATACTACAAA CACCAATCAGATGGATAATATGGATAAGAGACCAGGGATGTTGAGGAGCCCAAAATACACCAACAAGCGTGTTGATGAAGTATTCCCTGCCAGAAAGTCCAAGTTTGGAGTTGTTTCTGGAAAAGAAAATGCAAAGGTTATTTTATTTGCCAAACTCATGATTCTTATTCAG GAAAATCCATCTTTGGAGAAAACTACTACTAATAACTTGAAGAATGTTTTGGTTTTTTCTACTTCAGCTGCCAAGAGACAGCAAGGGAGTTCATG CATGGAGAATTCTGCTACTTCAGGTGAAGTTAACAATGATGGTATATTGCAAGCTTGTCAAACAACTGCCGAGTGTAGCCAAGTCAATTTTTGA